The genomic segment AGGGAATTGACCGAGGCTACCAAGCCAATACCATCCGTTCCCGAGCCGTCCTGTCCTGCGTCTTCCTGGGGCTGCGAGTGATCTCGCGGGGCGACATTCAGATGACAACTACAAAGCTACGACAAATCAGGACAATTTTCCGGGGTCCAGAATTAGCCGTGTCTTCGTGAAATTCGTGGGGATCCTTCAGACTCTGACCCCATTTATCATCGCACCCGACCGAGACCGGTTTCGTAAAAGAAAGTGGATGGCGAGGGAACGCTGGATACTTGGTGCACAGCAGTACCTATTGCGAGCGGGATTCAGCGAACCCTCACCACAGGATTGATTTATTGCCTGGATAAAATGGCAGGCTGGCTACGACAGATTTAGTAGAGATACACTGCGCCGCTCATCCCCAACAGGTCGTCGGCTTGATCACCGTCGATGCCGGCGGCTTCGCTGTCCTCACCATGCGCCCCCACCGCCAGGGTGTCGCCGTCAGCGGACAGGCTGACCACGCCACCGAACCAATCGTAGGCCTCGGTGTTGGAGGCCTTGACGTAGGCCTCCTGGCTCCAGTCACTGCCACCGCTGCGGGTGAAAACATACACCGCGCCGCTGCTTGATACCGAGTTGTCGGTATGGTCGCCGTCTATGCCGGTGGCGACGCTGTCTTCGTTCATCGTTCCCACCGCCACGGTATTACCGTCAGCGGACAGGCTAAGCGCACCACCGAACATGTCCCCGGACTCGGTGTTGGAGGCCTTGACGTAGGCCCCCTGACTCCAGTCACTTCCGCTACGAGTGAAAACGTACACCGCGCCGCTGCTTGAGGCCGAATTGTCGCTCTGGTCGCCACCGATGCCGGTGGCAACGCTGTCCTCGCCACTCGCCCCCACCGCCAGGGTGTCACCGTCAGCGGACAGGCTGAGCGCGCCGCCGAAGTAGTCGGAGGCCTCGGCGTTGGAGGCCTTGACGTAGGCCTGCTGGCTCCAGGTGGTGTCGCTGCGGGTGAAGACATACACCGCCCCGCTGGCTCCGGCCGAGTTGTCGGCCTGGTCACCGTCGATACCGGTCGCAGTACTCTCCTCCGAGTTTGCCCCCACCGCCAGGGTGTCACCATCGTCACTCAGGGCGAGGGCGACGCCGAACCTGTCCCTGTCCTCGGTGTTGGATGCCTTGACGTAAGCCTGCTGATTCCAAGTGGTGTCGCTGCGGGTGAAGACATACACTGCGCCACTCTTGTAGGCCGCATTGTCCCCCTCGTCGCCATCGATGCCGGTGGCAGCGCTGCCTTCGTAATGCGCCCCCACCGCAAGGGTGTCACCGTCGGCGGACAGGCTGAGCGCACCGCCGAACTCATCTTCGGCCTCGGTGTTGGAGGCCTTGACGTAGGCCGCCTGACTCCAATCGCTGCCGCTACGGGTGAAAACATACACCGCGCCGCTCCTTGAGGCCGAGTTGTCGCCCTGATCGCCGCCGATACCGGTGGCGACGCTGTCTTCACCATACGCCCCCACCGCCAGGGTATTGCCGTCGGCGGACAGGCTGAGCGCGCTGCCGAACCGGTCGAAGGTCTCGGTATTAGAAGCCTTGACGTAGGCCTGCTGGCTCCACGCACTGCCACCGCTGCGGGTGAAAACATACACCGCGCCGCTGCTTGAGGCCGAGTTGTCGGTCTGGTCGCCGTCAATACCGGTGGCTTTGCTGCCCTCCTGGCGCGCCCCCACCGCCAGGGTATTGCCGTCGGCGGACAGGCTGAGCGCGCGGCCGAACTGGTCGTCGGCATCGGTGTTGGAGGCCTTGGCATAGCCGATGGCGTCGACCAGTGCACCGCTCACCGCGACCTCGGCGGAGTCGGCACAGCCGGCATCGTTGCAAGCCTGAAGGATATAGCTGGCGTTGATGCGTTTGGGCAGGGAGACCACCAGATCGTGGCTGTCGCTGTCAGCGGCAATCGTCGCGATCTGGGCGAAGCCTGTGCTGCCATCAGGGTTTTCAAGCAGGCGGTATTCGGTTTCATTGCTGACATCCGCCCAGCCGAAGTGGAAGGTCTTGATGCTCTGCGGCGTCAGGCTGAGTTCCGGTTCCTCCGGTTCCTCCCGTGTTTCCAGTTCCTCTGGTTCCTCCGGTGAGCTGGAACCATCGCCATCGCTATCACCACCACCGCACGCAGTCAGAACTAATGAGCAAAACAGAAGCAGGGCAGCGCTTATATAGTGATGCCTTTTTAACTCAATCATAATAACTCTCTCACTTGTTGTTCATCCATTTCTTCTGGCGCGTTCGCTTCGGTCCTCTCCTTCATACCGTAGGAACCATGGGAATTGGGGCACGGTGGCCAGAGCAGGATAGACGATCAAAACTCAAGATGGATTGTAAAAATCGGACAGATTTGATAGGAATTTGCTTCGCGCCCGCAAAGCATCAGAAGCGCTAAACCAAGCCCAAGCCCCCCAAAACACCGCCATTTCCGGGATCGGCGGACGCACCCTCATCCTCCTCAACTTGCACCGGCTCATTCCCTTCATTTTCCCGCTGTCTTGACCGCTCTCCCCGCGCCCGGTTGCTGTACCAGCCGTAGTACCGCACCAAGTGCTCCCCCTTGTCCGGCACATGCCGAAGCAGCAGCTTCAGCCATTCTGCACCGGGCAGGAGCTGAAAGTTACGATTGAGGGTGGCATGCAGCTTCGACCGGTACACCACCACACCCTGCTGCGCCTTGCGTAAGCTTCCCCTCGGAGTAGACAGGTAAGAAGTAGAGCCTTCTGGCACAATCCTGAGCCAGGAGGTTGCTATGAAGAAGTCCGGGCAGTGGTTGGGTATTTAACGGGTACCCCGCACCCAACAGGGAAAACCGTACCTAATGCGGCTTAACCTACCCTTTATTCGTACACAATAAACAAAAACGCCACCCCCATCCCCTAGGATGCCGTTCTCTTCCACCACGCCCATCCCCTAGGCATCAAATTCCCCAGATGGGGTCGTTTATTTTACTCTGATCCCATTTATCCTATATTTATCCGCCAGCCCTGATCACCTCTCTATTTGCGAATCGCAAGCCGGCCAATGCCTTTGTTCAATCGAAGCTGGGGGAAGCGGCGATCTTGTGGATGGCCAAATCCGCGCCCTCGAACTCCTGCTCTTCGGAGAGGCGGATGCCGACGCTCCTCTTGAGGACCCCGTAAACCAGCAGTCCTCCGACCAGCGCCACTGCCACGCCGATGAGTGTCCCGACCACCTGGGACCCGAACGCGACACCACCGAGGCCACCCGCCGCAGCGCTGCCGAAGATGCCGGCTGCAATACCGCCCCAGGCGCCACAGAGGCCGTGCAGCGGCCAGACGCCCAACACGTCGTCGATGCGCCAGCGGTTCTGGGTCAGGGTAAAGGTGATGACGAAAAGAACCCCTGCTACACCGCCCGTTATCAACGCCCCCAGAGGGTGCATCAGATCGGAGCCGGCACAGACCGCCACCAGCCCGGCCAGCGGACCGTTATGGACGAAGCCCGGGTCGTTGCGCCCGGCGGCCAATGCAGCCAGCGTACCGCCCACCATGGCCATTAGGGAGTTTACTGCCACCAGACCGCTAATCCCCTCGAGGGACTGGGCCGACATGACATTGAAACCGAACCATCCCACAGTCAGGATCCAGGCGCCCAGTGCCAGGAACGGAATCGAGGAGGGTGGGTGGGCGAAGATTTCGCCATTATTTCCGTAGCGCCCCTTCCTGTGTCCCAGCAGCACCACGGCCGCCAGTGCCGCCCAGCCCCCCACAGCATGCACCACCACCGAGCCGGCGAAGTCATGGAACTCGGCGCCGAAGGTTTCGGCCAGCCAGGCCTGGATGCCGAAATTTCCGTTCCAGGCGATCCCTTCGAACAGCGGGTAGATCAACGCAACCAGCAGGAAGGTCGCAGCCAGTTGGGGCAGGAACTTCGCTCGCTCGGCGATCCCGCCGGAGATGATGGCGGGGATCGCCGCCGCGAAGGCGAGCAGAAAGAAAAATTTCACCAGCTCATAGCCGTTCGCTTCGGTCAGCGAAGCCGCACCGTCGTAAAAGGTGACGCCGTAGGCCACGCCGTAGCCGACAAAGAAGTAGGCGATGGTGGAGATCCCAAAGTCGGAGAGGATCTTCACCAACGCATTAACCTGGTTCTTGAAGCGCACCGTCCCCACCTCGAGAAAGGCGAAGCCGGCATGCATGGCCAGCACCATGATGGCGCCGAGAAGCACGAAAAGTGTGTCGGCAGCGGTTGCATGCTCCATTGTGGTACCCCTTGCTCGTGTTTGGCGCAAGGTGCTGCAAGAAGCGCACCATCGCGGTGCTCAACCATGAAACAATGACTTAAATCTGTACCTCCGGCTACGGCGCACCGCTCTGGTGCTTGAGGCAGGCTTATGCTCCATTTGAGTGCGGTCGTTTTTGCAACGGGACGCCTCCGGCAAGATCACATACCCCCGGGCGTTGCTTTCTCAATCCAGGAAAGCTCCGGCATGCCAAGGGGCCAATCGCTACCTGTTCGTACCGAGACCCAAAATGGCTGTCGATATCTTCCCCGCCGGATAACAGGGTGAAATAGAATGTGGTTCCCTCGCTCGGTTTGCCCTGGGCCCAGCCCCCCCAAAGCGATGGACGATGCGCTGTAGCGTAGCCAAGCCAATGTCGGTGCCTTCGAGTTGATCCTCCTGTGCAGCCGCAGGAAGGCCCCGAACAGCTTGTGGCGAAATAGATGCATAGAAATCTTAATAGCGACTGCTGCTCGGCCCCAGGGCAAATTTATTTTACTCTGGCCCCATTTATTCCAGGCGCTGCTCTCGGCCTTCTTGCCTTTCGTTAATCCCTGCCAAGTCACCCACTGGTCATGTGGAGGATGATTACAGATTTAATCTTACTCTGACCCATCCCTCCCCTTTCGCTTTTCCGTATTCCTCGCATTTATCGGCGGCGCCCGAACTGCACCCCGCCGGCAAGGTGCCGCGGCACGTGCTATCAAGTCCTCATGGAAAGAAAGAACACCGCACGCCCCCCTGACGCCGAGAAGCGCCGCCTGATGGCGCAGGCCGGGGGCGAGGCGCCGTGGCACCGCTGGGGGCCTTATCTGGGCGAACGGCAATGGGGAACGGTGCGCGAGGATTACAGCGCCAATGGCGAGGCGTGGGAGTACTTCCCCCACGACCACTCCCGCAGCCGGGCCTACCGCTGGGGCGAGGACGGCATTGCCGGCTTCAGCGACGACAAACAGCGGCTCTGCCTGGCACTCGCGCTATGGAACGGCCGTGACCCGATCCTCAAGGAGCGATTGTTCGGCGTGAGCAACAGCGAGGGCAACCATGGGGAGGACGTCAAGGAACTCTACTATTACCTGGACGCCACGCCGAGTCATGCTTACCTCAAGATGCTCTACAAGTATCCGCAACGCGCCTTTCCCTACGCGCAATTGCTGGCGGAGAACCGGCGCCGCGGCAAGGAGCAGCCCGAATACGAGTTGCTCGACACCGGCGTGTTCGAGGACGACCACTACTTCGACGTATTCATCGAATATGCGAAGGCCGATGTGAACGACATTCTGATGCGGGTCACCGTCCATAACCGCGGTAGCGAGGCGGCGCCCCTGCACCTCTTGCCGCAGCTATGGTTTCGCAATACTTGGTCGTGGGGCTACGACCCGACCCGGCCGCGACTCTCCGCCTCTGAGACCGGATGCGTGGTGGTGAAGCACCGGAAGTTAGGCCGCTATCACTGCCACTTCGATGGCGAGCCCAATCTGCTGTTTTGCGACAACGACACCAATCTGCGCCGCCTGTACGGCCTGGCCGCCGACGGCCACTTCAAGGACGCCTTCCACGACTACCTCATCGAAGGCGAACACCACGCAATCAATCCGCAGCAAAACGGCACCAAGGCGGCGGGCCACTATCACTTCACGGTTCCGGCCCAGGCCAGCGTCCAGGTCCGCCTGCGCCTGACGTACAGGGATGTACTAATCCCGCGGGCGCAGGACGCGCAGGAGCGGGACTCTCCGGTGCGCGATAATCATGAGGCGCCCTTTGCGGATTTCGACCAGGTGATGCAGCAACGGATTGAGGAGACCGACGCCTATTACGCTGTGAGGCAGCAAGGACTGCCCGATGCCGAGGCCGCGGCCATCCAGCGCCAGGCGCTGGCCGGCATGATCTGGAGCAAGCAGTTTTATTACTTCGATATACCCCAGTGGCTGGACGGCGATCCGGGCCTTCCTGCGCCGCCCCCCGAACGTCGGCACGGCCGCAACAGCGAGTGGCGCCACCTTAACAATGCCGACGTGATCTCAATGCCGGATAAATGGGAGTACCCCTGGTACGCGGCCTGGGACCACGCTTTTCACTGCATCGCGCTGGCGCAGGTGGATCCGCAGCTTGCCAAGCAGCAACTGCTGCTGATGACCCGTGAATGGTACCTGCATCCCAACGGCCAGATGCCGGCCTACGAGTGGGACTTCGGCAACGTCAACCCGCCGGTCCACGCCTGGGCGGCGTGGGAGGTCTACAAGGCCGAGCGGGATGCCGCCGGCGGCGTCGGCGACACCGACTTCCTGGAGCGTACCCTGCACAAGTTGCTGCTGAACTTCACCTGGTGGGTAAACCGGAAGGACGCCGAGGGCCATAACGTATTCCAGGGTGGTTTTCTGGGACTGGACAACATCGGGGTTATCGATCGCAGCGCACCGCTGAACGGCGGCTACATCAACCAGGCCGACGGCACCAGCTGGATGGCGATGTACACACTGAACCTGATGCGCATCGCGCTGGAGCTGGCGCAGTACAACCGCGTCTACGACGACCTCGCCACCAAGTTCTTCGAGCACTTCCTCTATATCGCCGAGGCGATGAACAATATCGGCGATCAGGGGATCGGCCTGTGGGATGAGGAAGACCAGTTCTTCTATGACGTGCTGCGCCTGCCCGATGGCACGATGCGGCCGCTGAAGCTGCGATCCATTGTGGGCCTGATCCCGCTGTTTGCGGTCGAGATCCTGGAACCGGAGCTGCTCGATCGCCTGCCGGACTTCAAGCGGCGGCTGAACTGGTTTCTCAAATACCGGCCCGACCTGGCATCCCTGGTCTCCCACTGGAACGAACCCGGCCGCGGCGACGTCCGGCTACTGTCGCTGCTGCGCGAGCATCGGATGAAGCACCTGCTTCGGCGAATGCTGGACGAGCGGGAGTTTTTGTCCGACTACGGAATCCGCTCACTTTCCCGAGCCCATGCCGATGCTCCCTACGTGTTCGGCTGTATGGGAACGCAGATGAAGGTGCAGTACGAGCCCGGCGAATCGCTCTCGACGATGTTCGGCGGCAACTCCAACTGGCGCGGCCCCGTCTGGTTTCCCATCAACTACCTGTTGATCGTCGCCCTGCGCCGCTTCGCCGAGTACTACGGTCCGGAGTTTCGGATCGAATGCCCTACCGGCTCGGGCAACCGGCTTTCCATCGACGCCATCGCGGACCAGTTGGCTGAACGGCTGCTCAGACTGTTCCGCCGCGGTCCCGACGGTCGCCGGCCGATATACGGCGACCACGAAAAGCTGCAGACCGATCCCCATTTCCGCGACCATCTGCTGTTCCACGAATATTTCCATGGCGATACCGGCCGGGGTCTGGGCGCATCCCATCAAACCGGCTGGACCGCGCTGGTGGCCAACCTCATCCGCCCACTCCATGCCACCGGAAAAACAGGAAGTAACCCATGAGCGAACGCAACGGGCGAATTCCCCCCTGGGGGT from the Thiohalomonas denitrificans genome contains:
- a CDS encoding transposase translates to MPEGSTSYLSTPRGSLRKAQQGVVVYRSKLHATLNRNFQLLPGAEWLKLLLRHVPDKGEHLVRYYGWYSNRARGERSRQRENEGNEPVQVEEDEGASADPGNGGVLGGLGLV
- a CDS encoding MGH1-like glycoside hydrolase domain-containing protein gives rise to the protein MERKNTARPPDAEKRRLMAQAGGEAPWHRWGPYLGERQWGTVREDYSANGEAWEYFPHDHSRSRAYRWGEDGIAGFSDDKQRLCLALALWNGRDPILKERLFGVSNSEGNHGEDVKELYYYLDATPSHAYLKMLYKYPQRAFPYAQLLAENRRRGKEQPEYELLDTGVFEDDHYFDVFIEYAKADVNDILMRVTVHNRGSEAAPLHLLPQLWFRNTWSWGYDPTRPRLSASETGCVVVKHRKLGRYHCHFDGEPNLLFCDNDTNLRRLYGLAADGHFKDAFHDYLIEGEHHAINPQQNGTKAAGHYHFTVPAQASVQVRLRLTYRDVLIPRAQDAQERDSPVRDNHEAPFADFDQVMQQRIEETDAYYAVRQQGLPDAEAAAIQRQALAGMIWSKQFYYFDIPQWLDGDPGLPAPPPERRHGRNSEWRHLNNADVISMPDKWEYPWYAAWDHAFHCIALAQVDPQLAKQQLLLMTREWYLHPNGQMPAYEWDFGNVNPPVHAWAAWEVYKAERDAAGGVGDTDFLERTLHKLLLNFTWWVNRKDAEGHNVFQGGFLGLDNIGVIDRSAPLNGGYINQADGTSWMAMYTLNLMRIALELAQYNRVYDDLATKFFEHFLYIAEAMNNIGDQGIGLWDEEDQFFYDVLRLPDGTMRPLKLRSIVGLIPLFAVEILEPELLDRLPDFKRRLNWFLKYRPDLASLVSHWNEPGRGDVRLLSLLREHRMKHLLRRMLDEREFLSDYGIRSLSRAHADAPYVFGCMGTQMKVQYEPGESLSTMFGGNSNWRGPVWFPINYLLIVALRRFAEYYGPEFRIECPTGSGNRLSIDAIADQLAERLLRLFRRGPDGRRPIYGDHEKLQTDPHFRDHLLFHEYFHGDTGRGLGASHQTGWTALVANLIRPLHATGKTGSNP
- a CDS encoding ammonium transporter, with amino-acid sequence MEHATAADTLFVLLGAIMVLAMHAGFAFLEVGTVRFKNQVNALVKILSDFGISTIAYFFVGYGVAYGVTFYDGAASLTEANGYELVKFFFLLAFAAAIPAIISGGIAERAKFLPQLAATFLLVALIYPLFEGIAWNGNFGIQAWLAETFGAEFHDFAGSVVVHAVGGWAALAAVVLLGHRKGRYGNNGEIFAHPPSSIPFLALGAWILTVGWFGFNVMSAQSLEGISGLVAVNSLMAMVGGTLAALAAGRNDPGFVHNGPLAGLVAVCAGSDLMHPLGALITGGVAGVLFVITFTLTQNRWRIDDVLGVWPLHGLCGAWGGIAAGIFGSAAAGGLGGVAFGSQVVGTLIGVAVALVGGLLVYGVLKRSVGIRLSEEQEFEGADLAIHKIAASPSFD